The nucleotide sequence AGGGCAGCTGAGTCGGGTCCTTGATCGCGGTGACCTTGATCGGGCCGCGGCCGACGTCGAGGGTGTCGCCGTCGACCTTCACCTCGCCCGCGAAGCGGCCGTGGACGGAATCGAAGCGGAACAGGTGGGCATTGGTCTCCACCGAGCCGAGATCGTTGATGGCGACCACCTCGATGTCTCGACGGTCGGACTCGATAAGGGCGCGCAGTACATTGCGGCCGATACGGCCGAATCCGTTGATGGCAACGCGAAGGGTCATCCTGGTCTCTCCTCTGTGGAACCGAATCCTCGAACCGAACGTCTGCACCGCGGAAAAACGCCGTTTGATAACGGCGGCGGCCGATGCGCGGTTTTCATCCTCTCAGGAGCATTCGCTCCGTTGCGATACCGTGATCTCGCAGGTCGCGTCTTCGCCGTCGTCCCGCTGCCACGGCCGGCGGCGAAACGACGGCCAACGCGTCCGGGGCGGCCCATGCCGCTCCGGCGTCCTTGGCGAATAGGCATCAAGACCCCCGGCGTCGCCCCCGCGGGCCGGCGATCGCCGGCCACTTCGCCAGCGCAGGCCGGCACGGACCTCACCCCATCGTAGAAATGGTCACGTACTTTGCCAGGCCGATGGCATATCAAGCCAGCGGCCCGAGTCAATTGCGTCAGGTTATTGTGCCGTGCGGTACTTTCCGGCTGCCGCGACGCGCCGGCGGCGCCGACCCGTGCAGAAAAGCGTAGGCCGCGAAAGAGGCCCGGCAAAGGTAAAAAACCGCCAACGGCGAAGATGCGGTCGCATCAAGGCACGCTGAAACGGAGCCGTGCGGTTGCCCTCCGTCGCGCCCCCCCCTAATCTTCCACCAGCGCCGGGCCTGCGGCCGGCTGCGAAAAGGGAGGCCCTGCGGAATGCTGGACAGCCCGCCGCTCGAAGCGGCCGTTCGTCGGGTGTCGGCCGCGCTCGACCAACTGGAGGCGGCGGTGGAGCGCCGGCTGGGCGAGGAACGCCGGCACGCCGGCCTGGAGGCCCAGGTGCAGGCGCTCGGCGTCGACCGGGCTCGGCTCGCCTCCGAACTCGATCAGATGCAGCATCGCGCCGAAGGGCTCGAACTTGCCAATCGCGACGTCTCCCAGCGCCTGACCGCGGCGATGGAGACTATCCGTGTGGTGCTCGAGGACGCCGAGCGGTGAGCCGCGCCGGCCGCTGACGGCGCAATCGACGTCGCGTTCGGGAATTGTCGAGAGGGTCATGGGACAGGTCAACGTCACCATCAGCGGCCGCCAGTACCGCATGGCGTGCGAGGACGGCCAGGAGGAGCACCTGCGCGGCCTGGCGCAGGACATCGACGCCCGGCTGACCCAGCTCCGCAAGGCGTTCGGCGAGATCGGCGATCAGCGCCTGACCATGATGGCGGCGATCATGGTCGCCGACGAGCTGCACGAGGCCAACCGCACCGTCGGAGCCCTCAAGGCTGACCTTGCCGCGCTGCGTGAGGCGCGGGTGGCGGCGGCGGCCGAGGCCGAGGCCCAGGAGCGGGCGGCGGCGGCGGCGCTGCATGGCGCCGCGCAGCGGATCGAGCGGCTGGCGCGGAGCATCGCCACCGCGCCGCAGGACGGGCCGGGGCTGGGGTGAGGTCGCCACCCGGCCGGAAAAGCGTGGCCTGGGTGACGATGAGGCGGGAAAAACGACAAAGGGGCCTTCCTGTCTGGCGGCAGGCTCCCTAGATTGAGTGAAGCGGGGCTGCGAGGTGCGTTCAGGAGACACGTATCCCCGGGGCCTTATCGATCCGAATGGGAGCTGTCCCTGTCCGGACCCGTGGGTCCGGGCAAACGGCGCCCACCTACTCTGTAGGTATCCCGGGATCGATACTCCGACGGCCATCGTGGCTCCGCACAGTTCCTCCATGTCGTTGTTCCACGCCATTGAAAAGCAGAGCTTGCGCCGCGCCGCGCTGGCGCGGCGCGCGGCGCTCGACCCGGCTGAGCGGGCACGGGCGGCAGAGGCGGTGGTGTTCGGCGGGCTTGCCTTGGCCGCGCGCTACGGCGGCGGTGGCGCGGTCGCCCTGTTCGCCAGCATGAACGGCGAGATCGACACCGGTCCGCTCGCCGCGGCGTTGACCGCGGCCGGCTATGAACTGGCGCTGCCGGCGATCGTCGAGCCGGCAGCGCCGTTGGTATTCCGACGCTGGTCGCCGGGCGAGGATCTGATATGTGGCGCCAAGGGCGTGCTGGAGCCACCGGCCGACGCCGGCAGGGTGGCGCCGACGCTGGTGTTCGTGCCGATGACGGCATTCGACCGGCGGGGGTTTCGCATCGGCTATGGCGGCGGGTATTACGACCGTACCCTCGGCGCCGGTTCGGGCGAGGCGTGGCCGGGAGGGGTGCGACCGGCGGCGGTGGGGCTGGCGTTCGCGGCGCAGGAGGTGTTCCGGGTCCCGGACTTGCCTCATGACGTCCGGCTCGGCGACATTCTCACCGAGCGTGAAACGATTTCTTGCCGGAGTTCGGCCTGATGCGGTTGTTGTTCATCGGGGACGTGGTGGGCCGGGTCGGACGTCAGGCGGTGCTTCAGAGGCTGCCGCGGCTGGTGGCGGACTGGAAGCTCGACATGGTGATCGTCAATGGCGAGAACGCCGCCGGCGGTTTTGGCATCACCGCCGCCATCTACAATGACCTGATCGAAGCCGGCGCCGACGCTGTCACCCTCGGCAACCACGCCTGGGACCAGAAGGAAATGCTGGTCTTCATCGAGCGGGCGCCCCGGCTGATCCGGCCGATCAACTACCCGCCGGGCACGCCCGGCCGCGGCGCCAACCTCATCACCGCCAAGAACGGGATGCAGGTGCTGGTCATCAATGCGATGGGCCGGGTGTTCATGGACCCGCTCGACGATCCGTTCATGGCGGTCGACCGCGAGGTCGCCGCCTGTCCGCTCGGCCAGGCCTGCGACGCCATCGTGGTCGACTTCCACGCCGAGGCCACCAGCGAAAAGCAGGCGTTCGCCTACCTGCTCGATGGCCGCGTCAGCCTGGTCGCCGGCACCCATACCCACGTACCGACCGCCGATTACCGCATCCTTTCGGGCGGTACGGCGTTCATGACCGATGTCGGCATGACCGGCGATTATGATTCCGTCATCGGAATGGAAAAGACTGAGCCGCTGCAGCGGTTCCTGCGCAAGATTCCGTCGTCGCGCTTCGAGGCGGCGGCCGGGCCGGCCACCTTGAGCGGCCTCGCCGTCGAGCTCGACGACAAGACCGGGCTGGCGCAGATGGTGGCGCCGGTGCGGCTGGGCGGGCAGCTCAACATCGCCGTTCCGGCGGACTGGATGCCCGCGCCGCGGCGCGAGGCCGGGCCGGCCGGCCGGGCCAGTTGATAACACCGGAAAGTGCCAACCGAATGGATGCGCCATTGACGACCGAAGCGCCGCGGACCCAGTCGGCGCCGATCAGTCAGATTCTGCGCGGCGTGCTCGACCATGTGGAGGGCGAGACGCTGACCATCGGCGACATCGTCAGCGCGCTCGGCGACCGGGCGATGGCGATCTTGATGATCCTGTTCAGCCTGCCCAACTGCGTGCCGGTGCCGCCCGGCGTCGGGCTGGTGTTCGGCTTCCCGATGATCCTGGTCGCGCTGCAGATGGTGCTCGGGCGACATCTGCCGTGGCTGCCGGGAGTGCTGCTGAACCGCCGGCTCAAGGCGAAAGACTATGCCCGGCTGATGGACGTGGCCGAGCCGCGGTTGAAGCGGGTCGAAGCCTACCTCAAGCCGCGTTACACCTTTCTGTTCTCGGACCTGGCTGACCGCTTTACCGGCGCTTTCTTCGTGCTGTGCGCGGTATCGGTCATTCTGCCGCTGCCGGGCTCGAATTTTCCGCCGGCGGTGGCCGCGGTGCTGATGTCGCTGGCGATCGTCGAGGAGGATGGCGTGGTGTTTTCGATCGGCGTCGTCATCGGTGTGATCGGACTGGCCTACACCACGCTGGTCGGCGGCGCGGTGATCTGGGGCGCGGTGGCCGCCGCCCGGGCCTTCATGGGATTTTGATCCAGTTTCCAATAGGTTATAAGGAAATCCGGCGCTATTTGCAGGCGCCGCAGATGCTTCGCGCCGAACGCCGAGGTCTGGACGGTAATCACCGGCATGCGTTCTGTCCCGGTCATGGCGACGGGGCGGCTTGGGCGGCAATCGGTGGGGA is from Blastochloris viridis and encodes:
- a CDS encoding exopolysaccharide biosynthesis protein, with protein sequence MTTEAPRTQSAPISQILRGVLDHVEGETLTIGDIVSALGDRAMAILMILFSLPNCVPVPPGVGLVFGFPMILVALQMVLGRHLPWLPGVLLNRRLKAKDYARLMDVAEPRLKRVEAYLKPRYTFLFSDLADRFTGAFFVLCAVSVILPLPGSNFPPAVAAVLMSLAIVEEDGVVFSIGVVIGVIGLAYTTLVGGAVIWGAVAAARAFMGF
- a CDS encoding cell division protein ZapA; this encodes MGQVNVTISGRQYRMACEDGQEEHLRGLAQDIDARLTQLRKAFGEIGDQRLTMMAAIMVADELHEANRTVGALKADLAALREARVAAAAEAEAQERAAAAALHGAAQRIERLARSIATAPQDGPGLG
- a CDS encoding DUF4164 domain-containing protein — protein: MLDSPPLEAAVRRVSAALDQLEAAVERRLGEERRHAGLEAQVQALGVDRARLASELDQMQHRAEGLELANRDVSQRLTAAMETIRVVLEDAER
- a CDS encoding TIGR00282 family metallophosphoesterase, producing MRLLFIGDVVGRVGRQAVLQRLPRLVADWKLDMVIVNGENAAGGFGITAAIYNDLIEAGADAVTLGNHAWDQKEMLVFIERAPRLIRPINYPPGTPGRGANLITAKNGMQVLVINAMGRVFMDPLDDPFMAVDREVAACPLGQACDAIVVDFHAEATSEKQAFAYLLDGRVSLVAGTHTHVPTADYRILSGGTAFMTDVGMTGDYDSVIGMEKTEPLQRFLRKIPSSRFEAAAGPATLSGLAVELDDKTGLAQMVAPVRLGGQLNIAVPADWMPAPRREAGPAGRAS
- a CDS encoding 5-formyltetrahydrofolate cyclo-ligase, with the protein product MSLFHAIEKQSLRRAALARRAALDPAERARAAEAVVFGGLALAARYGGGGAVALFASMNGEIDTGPLAAALTAAGYELALPAIVEPAAPLVFRRWSPGEDLICGAKGVLEPPADAGRVAPTLVFVPMTAFDRRGFRIGYGGGYYDRTLGAGSGEAWPGGVRPAAVGLAFAAQEVFRVPDLPHDVRLGDILTERETISCRSSA